A window from Cryptomeria japonica chromosome 1, Sugi_1.0, whole genome shotgun sequence encodes these proteins:
- the LOC131028280 gene encoding uncharacterized protein LOC131028280 encodes MATNDVCAVSTALLHRLNQISHRLHNIFSTVRNLQRPVADLQPLHNFSLIPLLREFHRLVREFSVLPDCVSFHEQIDTANSSFIDLAQLIRRLVEEAREYMVRGSPADKEAVEALLKLTISGNSINEESHCSICTEAFQSGEDALQMPCHQSHMFHSHCLLPWLERRNTCQICRALLATPRMSSSV; translated from the coding sequence ATGGCTACCAACGATGTGTGCGCAGTTAGCACAGCTCTTCTTCACCGCCTCAATCAAATTAGTCACCGTCTTCACAATATATTCTCGACGGTACGAAATTTACAGCGTCCAGTTGCTGACCTTCAACCACTTCATAATTTCTCATTAATTCCTCTGCTAAGAGAATTCCACCGCTTAGTACGTGAATTTAGTGTGTTACCAGACTGTGTTTCTTTTCACGAGCAAATTGACACAGCTAATAGTAGTTTCATTGATTTGGCTCAACTTATTCGGCGATTAGTTGAAGAAGCTCGAGAATACATGGTACGTGGGTCACCAGCAGATAAAGAAGCGGTGGAGGCACTACTTAAACTAACAATTTCAGGTAATTCTATTAATGAAGAGTCTCATTGTTCTATCTGCACCGAGGCTTTTCAATCTGGGGAAGATGCACTGCAGATGCCTTGCCATCAATCCCACATGTTTCATTCTCACTGTCTTCTACCATGGCTGGAAAGGCGTAATACTTGTCAAATCTGTAGAGCTCTTTTAGCTACACCAAGAATGTCAAGTTCAGTTTAA